The window CGTCTCGGCGTGGTTTTTTGAAGGGTGGCGGCATGATGCTCGCCGGTGGTGCAATCGGTGGCGGAAACCTTGCGGTTGCCCGCGCCGCTCATTCGTTCGGTAGCGACACCATCAAAATTGGCCTGGTCGGCTGTGGAGCTCGGGGAACCCGGGCCGCGATCGAAGCGCTTCATACGACCGGTGGCGAAACTCAGCTTGTGGCCATGGCCGATGTCTTTGCGGATAACCTGCACGCAGCCTACCGTACGATCCGAGGGAAACATCCCCACAACGTGGACGTCCAGGACACCCGCTTTATTGGACTGGAAGGATACAAACAGGTCTTTGCCAGCGACGCCGATGTTGTGATTTTGGCGACACCGCCCGGATTTCGACCACAACACTTTGAGGCTGCTGTCGACGCGGGCAAGCATGTTTTCATGGAAAAGCCTGTTGCGACCGATGCTTTTGGCGTGCAGCGAATCTTGTCCGCCAATGCAATTGCAAAGCAAAACAACTTGGCGGTTCAAGTGGGACTTCAACGACGCCACGAAGCTCGCTATCAGCAATGCATCAAGCGATTGCACGACGGAGTGATTGGTGAGCCCCTGTTTGCTCGAGCCTACTGGAACGGAAGTGGTGTTTGGGTTCGGCCGAGAACCAAGGACCAAAGCGAATTGGATTATCAAATTCGAAATTGGTATTACTTCACATGGCTCAGTGGTGATCACATTGCTGAACAACACATCCACAACCTCGACGTGATCAATTGGGTCATGAAAGGGCATCCGAATGAAGCTCAGGGTCAAGGCGGTCGTGAGGTGCGTCGTGGACCGGACCATGGCCAAATCTTTGATCACCACATGGTCGAGTTCACTTACGCGGGCGGCGCGACTTTGCTGAGCCAGTGCCGACACATCAAGGGCTGTAGCAACC is drawn from Novipirellula artificiosorum and contains these coding sequences:
- a CDS encoding Gfo/Idh/MocA family protein gives rise to the protein MSKRSRKKTTPTDSVPPSSQAAASRRGFLKGGGMMLAGGAIGGGNLAVARAAHSFGSDTIKIGLVGCGARGTRAAIEALHTTGGETQLVAMADVFADNLHAAYRTIRGKHPHNVDVQDTRFIGLEGYKQVFASDADVVILATPPGFRPQHFEAAVDAGKHVFMEKPVATDAFGVQRILSANAIAKQNNLAVQVGLQRRHEARYQQCIKRLHDGVIGEPLFARAYWNGSGVWVRPRTKDQSELDYQIRNWYYFTWLSGDHIAEQHIHNLDVINWVMKGHPNEAQGQGGREVRRGPDHGQIFDHHMVEFTYAGGATLLSQCRHIKGCSNRIGEYIHGTKGTADLSGGILFDANGDRIWEFGATDVKAGRGTPQLQVDLFAALRRGEIPNEADEAAHSTMTAILGRIATYTGKVVHWDTAIKDRSRLADTDVIRSLSDQAPVYPDQGGTYPIAIPGIG